Part of the Flavobacterium sp. MDT1-60 genome, TATGGCGGCTTATATTAGCGCGAACAGAACAAAATAAGACAGTTTAGACTGGCTTAGATTTTTAGACTACTTAGACAAAAAAACTGTCTAAATCTAGAATCCAAAAGTCTAAGAAGTCTAATGTCTAAGTAAGTCTAAGGAGTCTAAAAATCTAAGAAGTCTAAAAATGAAAGGTGTCGCAATAACCGGAATGGGAATTATCTCTTCGATTGGAAATTCAGTCGAAGAAAATTATATTTCATTAATCGAAAATAAAATTGGCATTTCTCAAATTCAAAATATTCCGACTGTTCATGCTGACATGATTAAAGTTGGTGAAATCAAAAAAACCAATGAAGAATTGGTTGCCGAATTACAGCTTTCTGAAAATAATAACTTTTCGAGAACGGCGATGATTGGAACTTTAGCCGCAAAACAAGCGGTTGAAAATGCCGGAATCACCTCGATAAACGAATTTAGAACCGGCCTTATATCAGCCACAAGTGTTGGCGGTATGGATATGACCGAAAAGTATTATTACGAATATTTCGAAAATCCTGATCTTGTAAAATACATTTCGTGTCACGATGGCGGCGACGTAGCTGAAAAAATCGCTTCAGAATTAGAGTTAAAAGGAATGGTTACCACAATCAGTACGGCCTGTTCATCGGCAGCGAACTCGATTATGCTGGGCGCGCGATTGATCAAAACCGGAAAATTAGATCGTGTTATTGTTGGCGGAACTGATGCTTTGGCAAAATTTACCATCAATGGATTTAAGACTTTGATGATTTTATCAGACGATTACAACAAACCTTTTGACAATACCCGAAAAGGATTAAACCTGGGTGAAGCGGCCGCTTATTTAGTTTTAGAATCGGATGAAATGGTTCAGAAATATGATAAAAAAGTATTGGCCAGAGTTTCAGGTTATGGAAATGCAAACGACGCTTTTCATCAGACTGCTTCTTCAGAAAATGGTGACGGCGCTTATTTAGCGATGAAAAAAGCTTTTGAAGTTTCGGGTTTAAATCCTTCTGAAATTGACTATATCAACGTACACGGAACCGCAA contains:
- a CDS encoding beta-ketoacyl-[acyl-carrier-protein] synthase family protein, whose product is MKGVAITGMGIISSIGNSVEENYISLIENKIGISQIQNIPTVHADMIKVGEIKKTNEELVAELQLSENNNFSRTAMIGTLAAKQAVENAGITSINEFRTGLISATSVGGMDMTEKYYYEYFENPDLVKYISCHDGGDVAEKIASELELKGMVTTISTACSSAANSIMLGARLIKTGKLDRVIVGGTDALAKFTINGFKTLMILSDDYNKPFDNTRKGLNLGEAAAYLVLESDEMVQKYDKKVLARVSGYGNANDAFHQTASSENGDGAYLAMKKAFEVSGLNPSEIDYINVHGTATPNNDLSEGRALLRIYEDGKVPDFSSTKPFTGHTLAAAAAIEAVYSVLAIQNSVVYPNLNFEVPMEEFELKPQTSLRMKNIEHVLSNSFGFGGNCSTLIFSKNA